The Medicago truncatula cultivar Jemalong A17 chromosome 4, MtrunA17r5.0-ANR, whole genome shotgun sequence genome includes a region encoding these proteins:
- the LOC25491453 gene encoding receptor-like protein 15, whose protein sequence is MQGSFSLTTLANHSNLQHLYISPENSGVLIETEKTKWFPKFQLKTLILRNCNLNMDEGSVIPTFLSYQYNLVFLDLSRNNLVGSFPSSLIDNHNMNYLDISNNNLSGLLPKDIGIFLPSVTYLNISWNSFEGSELPEQLATELNELQYLKLSNNFLRGNIPKFCNLANLLWLLLSNNNFSGTLEDVLGNNTRLTMLSISNNSITGKIPSSIGKFSNMVSLVMSENQLEGEIPIEISNMSSLYILDLSQNKLVGAIPKLSGLTVLRFLYLQKNNLPGSIPSELSKGSQLQLLDLRENKFSGKIPHWMDNLSELRVLLLGGNNLEGDIPIQLCRLKKIDIMDLSRNMLNASIPSCFRNMSFGMRQYVDDDDGPTFEFSISGYLPTISFNASLSIQPPWSLFNEDLQFEVEFRTKHYEYFYKGKVLENMTGLDLSWNNLTGVIPSQIGHLQPVRALNLSHNHLSGPIPITFSNLTQIESLDLSYNNLSGKIPYELTKLTSLEIFNVSYNNLSGTPPSTGQFATFIEDSYRGNPDLCGPLLDRKCEGAKSSPSSQSNDNEEEETNVDMITFYWSFTPSYITILLTFITVLHQSTLAFGLVLLH, encoded by the exons ATGCAAGGATCATTTTCATTGACCACTTTGGCTAATCACTCAAATCTTCAGCATCTATATATTTCACCGGAAAACAGTGGAGTTCTCATTGAAACTGAAAAGACAAAGTGGTTTCCCAAATTTCAATTGAAGACACTCATTCTTAGAAATTGCAACCTAAACATGGACGAAGGAAGTGTCATTCCTACTTTTCTTTCATATCAATATAATTTGGTATTCTTGGACCTCTCCAGAAACAATTTAGTTGGTTCATTCCCAAGTTCGTTGATAGATAATCATAACATGAATTATTTGGATATATCAAACAACAATTTGAGTGGTTTGCTTCCAAAAGATATTGGTATATTCCTTCCTAGTGTTACCTATTTGAACATTTCATGGAATAGCTTTGAAGGAA GTGAGTTACCTGAACAATTGGCCACAGAGTTGAATGAGTTACAATACTTGAAGCTCTCCAACAACTTTCTCCGAGGGAATATTcctaaattttgtaatttagcGAACTTGCTTTGGTTATTGCTCAGTAATAACAACTTTAGTGGAACACTTGAAGATGTATTGGGAAATAATACAAGATTAACAATGCTATCCATATCCAATAACTCAATCACAGGCAAAATTCCTAGTTCAATTGGGAAGTTTTCTAACATGGTTTCCCTTGTTATGTCTGAAAATCAATTAGAAGGTGAGATCCCTATTGAGATTTCCAACATGTCCAGTCTTTATATTTTGGATCTTTCTCAAAACAAGTTAGTTGGAGCAATCCCAAAGTTAAGTGGTTTGACAGTTCTTAGGTTCTTGTATTTGCAAAAGAATAATCTCCCTGGATCAATACCATCTGAACTCTCTAAAGGCTCACAACTACAACTTCTAGATTTGAGGGAGAACAAATTTTCAGGTAAAATTCCCCACTGGATGGATAACCTATCAGAGTTACGTGTTCTTTTACTAGGAGGGAACAACTTGGAAGGAGATATTCCAATTCAATTGTGTCGGTTAAAAAAGATCGACATAATGGACCTATCACGGAACATGCTCAATGCTTCAATACCATCTTGCTTCCGAAATATGTCATTTGGAATGAGACAATACGTTGATGATGATGACGGTCCTACTTTTGAATTCTCAATATCCGGATATCTACCAACAATTTCCTTCAATGCTAGTTTGTCGATTCAACCTCCATGGAGTTTGTTTAATGAAGATCTACAATTTGAAGTGGAGTTCAGAACAAAGCACTATGAATACTTTTACAAGGGTAAAGTTCTAGAGAATATGACTGGATTGGATTTATCATGGAATAACCTAACAGGTGTCATCCCTTCTCAAATTGGTCACCTTCAACCAGTTAGAGCCTTGAACCTATCACATAATCACTTGTCTGGTCCTATTCCAATTACTTTTTCAAATCTTACCCAAATAGAAAGCCTTGACTTATCATACAATAACTTGAGTGGTAAGATACCTTATGAACTAACCAAGTTGACCTCTTTAGAAATATTCAATGTGTCATACAACAACCTTTCTGGAACACCACCTAGTACAGGACAGTTTGCAACCTTCATTGAGGACAGCTACAGAGGTAATCCCGATCTTTGTGGACCACTCCTCGACCGAAAGTGTGAAGGTGCCAAGTCTTCACCATCATCACAATCCAATGACaatgaagaagaggaaacaAATGTGGACATGATAACATTTTATTGGAGTTTCACACCATCTTACATAACAATACTACTGACCTTCATAACAGTGTTGCATCAATCCACGTTGGCGTTTGGCCTGGTTTTATTACATTAG